A stretch of DNA from Candidatus Binataceae bacterium:
CGCTGGCGCCGACGTCGTGCAGCTCGATGAGCCCTGGATGGAAGCGCGATACCAAAACGCCCGCCAGTATGGGGTCGAGGTGGTCAATCGCGCGCTTGAAGGAATCAGCGGGACCACCGCGCTGCACATCTGCTTTGGCTATGCCTTCGTCACACCCAGCAAGCCCAACCATTACAACTTCCTGGCTGAACTGGAGGCCACGGCGGTCAAGCAGGTCTCGATCGAAGCAGCGCAATCGAATTTGGACTTGACGGTGCTGCGCGAGTTGCCCTCAAAAACGATCATCCTAGGAGTGATTGACCTGCGTGACCCCACCGTGGAGCACGCCGCTGTCGTGGCCAAGCGGATCGAAGCCGCGCTGCGCTACGTCGCCCCCGAGCGGCTGGTGATCGCACCAGACTGCGGGATGAAATATCTGCCGCGGGCGGTGGCGCTGGGCAAAATTAAAGCGATGGTGGAAGGGGCGGCCATGGTTCGGGGTACTCGCAGCTGACTCGACCTAAAGGCTCCAATTGGCTAAAAACCCTTGAAGAATTGATTTGAACAGGACTGAATGACACAAAGGCGATCGTTTAACTCTCCCGATTGTCGTATCGGTCAGGAATGGCGCAGCTCCTGAAAGCATTGGCGCAAAGCTACGCCGAGGCGCTGGCGGGCTACCTGAGCGAACACGGCTCTAAAGCCCTGGCGGGCGCTCGCCAGATTGGCGCGCTGGCGTCGGAACAGGGTTTGAACGCCGACGATTTGGCCGCGATTCATAGCCAGGCGCTCAAAGAGCTGGCGCGCGGACAAATCGCTGTCTCCAACCCGCCAGCGGCGCGCTTTTTGGCTGAAGCGCTGGACGCTTTACGCGGCACGCCCGGCGCCAAGCGCACCGAGGCCTCCACGGTCAGTCGCCGCGAGGCCGAGCTGGAAGCCGAAGTGGCCCGGCTCAGGGCTCACAACGAAGAGCTAGAGCGCAGTAATCGGCTGATGTTAGCGCTGCTGGACGCCAGCACCGCGGTGATTTACGTCAAGGACCGCCAGGGACGGGTGTTGTTCGTCAACGGCCAGCGCGGCTTGGTGCCACAGGAGGAACGCCAGCGGCGCCTAGGGCGAACGCTCTTTGACAATTACCCGGGCGAGGTCGCACAGTCTCTGTTAGACAACGATCGCAAGGTGTGGTCCAGCGGGCAACCTTTGGAGGTGGAAGAAATCATTCCCAGCGCCGAGGGCCCGCGTACCTTCATCTCGCTGAAGTTTCCGCTGCGCGATCAGGACGGCACTATCTACGCAGTAGGCGGGGTCTCCACCGATATCACTGAGCGCAAGCAAGCAGAAGTTAAGTTGCGCCAACTCGAAGATCTGTTTCGCAATGCGCAGTGGGGGATGGCGATCACCGGACCGCACGGGTCGGTCAACGAGAAGGTCAATCCGGCCTACGCCCAGATGCACGGCTACAGCGAGGCTGAGCTGGAAGGGGTACCCATTATCGATCTGTACGCACCGCAGGATCGCGAATACGCCTGGCGGCAGATCCAGCGCACCTTTGAAGTCGGACGCAATCGCTTTGAGGCTCTTCGTCTGCGCAAGGATGGCAGTACGTTCCCAGCCTTGATTACCACCATCGCGGTCAAAGACGAGCAGGGTCGAATTGTGTACGGCGCCGGCAGCGTGCTCGACATTACCGAACAGAAGCAAGCTCAGCGCGTGAGCGAGGAAATGAAGGCGACCGAGCAAGCCAACCGCGAACTGGAGGCGTTCAGTTACGCGGTCGCCCATGACCTGCGCGGTCCGCTGCACATTATCGAAGGTTTCAGCCGCGTTCTAGGCAAGGAATTTGGCGCGAAATTGGACGCCCGCGGGCAGAGCCATTTGACCCACATCAGCGAAGCAGTACGTAATATGGCGGGCACCATCGAGGATCTCCTGACTCTCTCCGGGGTCACCCACAAGGAATTGAATCGCGAATCGGTGGACCTTGCGCAGTTGGCCCGCGAAACCCTAGCTCAACTCTGCGCCAGCGCGCCCCAGCGGCAGGTGGAATTCGTGGCTCCGCCATCCCTGCCCGAGCATGCCGACCCACGCCTGTGCGCGATGCTGCTCGGTAATCTGCTGGGCAATGCCTTCAAATTCACCGCCAAACGTGAGCGCGCCCGCATCGAGCTGGGAGTTCAACCCCACCTGACGCCGCCAGTCTACTATGTGCGCGACAACGGCGCGGGATTCGACATGGCCTATGCCGACAAGCTCTTCGCTCCTTTCCAGCGTCTGCACTCCTCGCATGATTTTGAAGGCACCGGCATCGGCCTGACCACGGTCCATCGCATCATCAACCGCCATGGCGGTCGGGTATGGGCCGAAGCCGCCCCCGATCAGGGCGCGACTTTCTACTTCACCCTATCCAACGCCTGAGCGCTCTCACCCGCACCATCTTTGCGCGGTATGTTACCCTTCCGCGGTCTTCTGGTAGCGGTGTTATTTCTCCGCGTTGCCGCTCGCGGCGGCACGACGCCTTCTTGCCGCCAATAAAAAGTAAGAGCGCGATTGTGCAGCGAGGAGCGTCGTTTGCACGTGCTTGCGCAGGAAGAACCCAATGTGTTACTTCAAAGCAAATTAGGCAAGAGCCTGGAAAGACCTTTCGACCCGGACGGGGGGAGCTCTTTGTTCAGTTACGAATCGAGCTACGCATCAGTGGTTGCGTTCGTGATGGCGGCTCTTGCCGCGTTAGTGCTTCCAGCTCTTTTGTTCTCGTGGAACTGTCCACCTGACGTGCAGTGTAGTCCTGCTTACGCTGGCGAGATCTACTCACTTCTACAGGAGCTAGGCTTGCTGGCCGCGGTTATGTGGGCGGCCACCGGCGGCATCATGCTGTATTGGGTTGCGCTGCAGCGGCAGATCCTTCTGGGCAAAGACCTGTTGCGGAAAAGCTTGGCTTCGGCATTCTCGATGGGCGGCAGCACGTTGAGCGTATTGGTAATGCCACGCTTCGGGCCACCTTGCGGCGCGCCACCATGGTTGGAAGCGGCCATCCCTGCCCTCGTGCTTGCCTTCATATTTTCACTGGCGTTTTCCTTTTGGCGCAAGCACAGACTCAACGCTTTCGTGAGACCAGCTTCGCTATGAGCCGGGTTCTAATCGCGGCGGGCGGCAGCGGTCAGGAAATCGCACTGGCTTGCCTGCGACTGTGCCGCATCGCCGATTTGTCCGCGCCCCGTACGTTCGTGGTGGACTCCGACACTATGGGCTACCCTGAGCAGCCGACGCGCTCTGACTCGTTGCACGAACTCAACGCCCTGTTCAAGCGCTGCGGCCTGGCGGAGCCCGTAAGTTTCGTAGACCCCTACGACCGCGACCAGGTTAGGCATACCGTCGTTGACCTTTTCAGCCCATATGGCGGCCTTGATGGCCGCACAAGACTTGTGCTCGACGCTCTGCTGGACAAAAAGCAACAGAGCACTTCGATTATTGACGGCTTTCATGGCGCGCCAACCGTAGGTGCGATCGCCTTCGGCGATGCGATCGCCTGTGGCAAGCTCGATAAAAGTATCTTCCAGCAGATCGACGAAGCCACGGAGAGCATCAATGAGAAGCATTACATAGTCGTTGCCGGAGGGACTGGAGGGGGCACCGGTCCTGGTGTGATACCGGTCCTGGTTGAGCACCTGTCCAAATGGCGGCAGCAATTAGCACCGGAACGCCGAGGTCAAATCGTCCTCTCTTTACTGGTCGAAACGCCGTGGTTTCAAATCGTCGAGCGCAAAGAGAGCGACATCGACCTGGCGGGAATGAACGGCAATTCGAGCTGTCTCGTGCGATACTACTTCAGCGAAATTGCCAGCCTAGTCGATCGAGTATTGCTCTTAGGCCTACCGAAAGAAATTCAACGGAAAAGTGATGGGGCCAACAAGCAGCGGGAGGGGCGTCACTACCTCAACGTCATGGCCGGTTGGCTGGCGGCCGAGGCGCTGGCGCCTAGCCAGCTACTCGAGAAGAGCTCCGCCCAGGGCATGTATGCGTTCGCGGTCAATGAGCACTGCAATGCCCTTAGTACCGTCGAATTCTCTCTTGAGCGTTCGCGCGACGGCCGCGGCGAACCGCTGCCATTGCATAAAGCGGTAGATGTCACCACTGCCGCGGCTCAGGCGGCCGGAGTTGTCGCGCAACAGTTGGACTATCCGGACGACGTAGCGCTGCCGCGAGAGATTTGGGCGCTGGCTAAGATCCTTGGCAGCTCGCGAGCACAGTTTCAGAAGACGCTGACCACGCTAGGGAAAGCCGACTGGCAGCTTTTGGAGTGGCTTAACGAGAGCTGCGGCGGATCGCGCCCCAGTTCACCGGGGACGCCGTTTGCGCTCGACGGCCAAATACCAGACCCAGGTGGAGCGGCGGCTCGGCTTGACCTTCCGGCGGCCGGGCACAACCTTGCGGCGCGGCTTTTGCGGCAACGGCCGCTACTCACAAATCTTTCGGCAGAAACTGCCGCTGCCGAATGCTATTCGGCTATGCGTAAAAGCGCACGCGTGCTGAACGAGCGGAGCCGGTGATGGCTCGGATGGTACTCCTTCCCACGGGCGATTGGCCCAGCGGCGGGCAGAAGCTGCCGGGCGATGCGGAAATTTTCCAAGTAGCCCAGCTCGAGGTAGACAAAATCTTGGCGCCTCAGGAACGCTTGCTCGCCGAGGGCATTCCGTCGCCATGGGCTCGCAAGCGGCTGATGCTCTGGCGCCTGGAAAACCTCAACACTCCGGAAGGTAGGGAGGCCGAGCAGCTTCTACGAACTTTGTTGCTGCTTCAGTTTTTAGGCGCCCTAAGGCCACAGGTCGTGGAGCTGCGGCCCGGCAGCTCAGGTTTCCAGCGTCTGGCCCGCGTTCTAACTAACGACGGCGACGATGACCTCATAATCTGGGTCGCGGAAGGAGTGGGCGACCTCAAAGACGGAGTTCCCGTCGCCCTTAGCGCCAGCGACTGTCTATTCTTCCCCAGCGCTCAAGTTGAGCCTAAGGACCTGCGCGCCGCGTTGCTCGCCCGGTTCGGTCCAGGGAGTGCGACTTCACTCGTGACCGCGGACGGCGAGCCTGACGACCCGCGCCTTGCGGCCACCTTGAGGGTCTATCTCGGCCGACTAGTACAGGCCGGCCCGGGCTCCGCTTGGGCAAGGGCGTTGGAGCATTGGACAGAATCGCTCCGATCAACCGACAACCCTCTACCGATCCACGAACTGCGGGCTAGCCTGCGGCGGGATAGCGGACCGCTGCACTTCGCCACCTGGGTCGACGCGCAGCTTTGGAATTGCTCCAGCTGTGCGCGCGACAACGACTCCTGGACCAACCACAGAGGGGAACAAACGCTCACCGCTAATTCTACGGAGCTAACCTGTCCCAGGCACCGCGAAGCAGTCCGCTTGAACAACGGTGCCGGCAGTCCCGTAACTCTGAATGATCTGGGGTGTCACCTGGCTGGCGGCGAGTTGTACATTTGGAACCAACCGGAAGTTTGGCCCAGGCAACGCACTGGGTCGAGCCGGATCGACCTGCAATATCAGGAGA
This window harbors:
- a CDS encoding PAS domain-containing protein yields the protein MAQLLKALAQSYAEALAGYLSEHGSKALAGARQIGALASEQGLNADDLAAIHSQALKELARGQIAVSNPPAARFLAEALDALRGTPGAKRTEASTVSRREAELEAEVARLRAHNEELERSNRLMLALLDASTAVIYVKDRQGRVLFVNGQRGLVPQEERQRRLGRTLFDNYPGEVAQSLLDNDRKVWSSGQPLEVEEIIPSAEGPRTFISLKFPLRDQDGTIYAVGGVSTDITERKQAEVKLRQLEDLFRNAQWGMAITGPHGSVNEKVNPAYAQMHGYSEAELEGVPIIDLYAPQDREYAWRQIQRTFEVGRNRFEALRLRKDGSTFPALITTIAVKDEQGRIVYGAGSVLDITEQKQAQRVSEEMKATEQANRELEAFSYAVAHDLRGPLHIIEGFSRVLGKEFGAKLDARGQSHLTHISEAVRNMAGTIEDLLTLSGVTHKELNRESVDLAQLARETLAQLCASAPQRQVEFVAPPSLPEHADPRLCAMLLGNLLGNAFKFTAKRERARIELGVQPHLTPPVYYVRDNGAGFDMAYADKLFAPFQRLHSSHDFEGTGIGLTTVHRIINRHGGRVWAEAAPDQGATFYFTLSNA